A genome region from Acinetobacter lwoffii includes the following:
- the nadA gene encoding quinolinate synthase NadA — protein MNDATKLIANEAKSIVQAHLDRLGVPQEHQMSQQEKLDKFAQIKAELEKQDAVLVAHYYCDPEVQELAELTGGCVSDSLEMARFGRDHPASTLVVAGVKFMGETSKILSPNKTVLMPTLEATCSLDLGCPVDEFTAFCDAHPDHTVVVYANTSAAVKARADWVVTSSCAVEIIEHLDSLGEKIIWAPDQHLGRYIQKKTGAEMLLWDGACIVHEEFRSRGIANMKALYPDAAVLVHPESPMSVVEIADAVGSTSQLIKAAQTLPHQRLIVATDRGIFYKMQQAVPDKILIEAPTAGEGATCRSCAHCPWMAMNELDGILHVLQHKDQEVHVDPVLAERAKLPLDRMLNFSAGLKR, from the coding sequence ATGAATGATGCGACCAAATTAATAGCCAATGAAGCTAAATCGATTGTGCAGGCGCATTTAGATCGTTTAGGTGTTCCACAAGAACATCAAATGAGCCAGCAGGAAAAATTGGACAAATTTGCACAGATCAAGGCAGAGCTGGAAAAACAGGATGCTGTTTTGGTGGCGCATTATTATTGTGATCCTGAAGTGCAAGAACTGGCTGAACTGACCGGTGGCTGTGTTTCCGATTCACTGGAAATGGCGCGTTTTGGTCGCGATCATCCAGCTTCAACGCTTGTGGTAGCTGGTGTGAAATTTATGGGCGAAACCTCTAAAATTCTTTCACCCAATAAAACCGTGCTGATGCCAACTTTGGAAGCGACCTGTTCACTGGACTTAGGTTGTCCTGTCGATGAGTTTACCGCTTTTTGCGATGCGCACCCGGATCATACCGTGGTGGTTTATGCCAACACGTCAGCGGCCGTGAAAGCCCGAGCCGATTGGGTCGTCACTTCAAGTTGTGCAGTGGAAATTATCGAACATCTGGACAGTCTGGGCGAAAAAATCATCTGGGCACCCGATCAGCATCTGGGTCGTTATATCCAGAAAAAAACCGGTGCAGAGATGTTGCTCTGGGATGGTGCCTGTATCGTGCATGAAGAATTCCGTTCACGCGGTATTGCCAATATGAAAGCACTCTATCCAGATGCTGCGGTTCTGGTACATCCTGAATCACCGATGTCTGTAGTCGAGATTGCTGATGCCGTGGGTAGCACTTCGCAACTGATTAAAGCAGCGCAGACTTTGCCACATCAACGTTTAATCGTAGCTACTGATCGCGGTATTTTTTATAAAATGCAGCAGGCAGTGCCGGATAAAATTCTGATTGAAGCACCAACCGCAGGAGAGGGGGCAACTTGTCGTTCTTGTGCGCATTGTCCTTGGATGGCCATGAACGAGCTGGATGGTATCTTGCATGTGTTACAGCATAAAGATCAGGAAGTGCATGTCGATCCGGTACTTGCTGAACGAGCTAAACTGCCTCTAGATCGCATGCTGAACTTTAGTGCCGGACTAAAACGTTAA